The following coding sequences are from one Candidatus Eisenbacteria bacterium window:
- the tsf gene encoding translation elongation factor Ts: protein MQITADQVRQLREMTGAGMMECKKALAEAAGDVEKAVENLRKAGIAKAEKRGERAASEGLVEAYIHPGNRIGVLIEVNCETDFVARTPEFGALVRELAMQVAAAGADFVTRSEVPAARVEKEKEILLAQMEGQGKPANMLEKIVQGKIDKFFSEVCLMEQPYIKDDKQSVGDLVKAAGSKTGENIVVRRFSRFRLGQD from the coding sequence ATGCAGATCACCGCGGATCAGGTCAGGCAGCTCCGGGAGATGACCGGAGCGGGAATGATGGAATGCAAGAAGGCGCTCGCGGAGGCCGCGGGTGACGTCGAAAAGGCGGTCGAGAACCTGCGCAAGGCCGGCATCGCGAAGGCCGAGAAGCGAGGCGAGCGTGCGGCCTCCGAAGGACTGGTCGAGGCCTACATCCATCCCGGCAATCGCATCGGGGTGCTGATCGAAGTGAACTGCGAGACCGACTTCGTCGCCCGCACGCCGGAGTTCGGCGCCCTGGTGCGCGAGCTGGCCATGCAGGTCGCCGCGGCTGGCGCCGACTTCGTGACGCGCTCCGAGGTCCCGGCGGCACGGGTCGAGAAGGAGAAGGAGATCCTGCTCGCCCAGATGGAGGGCCAGGGCAAGCCGGCAAACATGCTCGAGAAGATCGTGCAGGGAAAGATCGACAAGTTCTTCTCCGAGGTGTGCCTCATGGAACAGCCGTACATCAAGGACGACAAGCAGTCGGTAGGCGACCTGGTGAAGGCGGCCGGCTCGAAGACCGGCGAGAACATCGTGGTGCGACGCTTCTCGCGTTTCCGGCTCGGTCAGGACTAG
- the rpsB gene encoding 30S ribosomal protein S2: MAQIVLKDLLEAGVHFGHQTRRWNPQMKRFIFMERNGIYIIDLQKTLQCLDEARNAIQRAVRGGGHVLFVGTKKQGKGMVAEQAARSGQYHVTERWLGGMLTNFKTIRGSIKSLKDLDRMAEDGTFEKLTKKEASRRQRERERLQFVFSGIKEMPGLPAVVFILDTKKEKIAVQEANRLGIPIVGVVDTNCDPNLIDFPVPGNDDALRAIKLFTSFVADTVIESRAAALEGSDAQTVSFGGDAAEAESRDAVAGARAR; the protein is encoded by the coding sequence GTGGCTCAGATCGTACTCAAGGATCTGCTCGAGGCCGGCGTCCATTTCGGACACCAGACTCGACGCTGGAATCCTCAGATGAAGCGCTTCATCTTCATGGAGCGCAACGGCATCTACATCATCGACCTCCAGAAGACCCTGCAGTGCCTCGACGAGGCGCGCAACGCGATCCAGCGTGCGGTGCGCGGTGGCGGACATGTGTTGTTCGTCGGCACCAAGAAGCAGGGCAAGGGCATGGTGGCGGAACAGGCCGCGCGCAGCGGGCAGTACCACGTCACCGAGCGCTGGCTGGGCGGCATGCTCACGAACTTCAAGACCATCCGCGGCAGCATCAAGAGTCTCAAAGATCTCGATCGCATGGCCGAGGACGGCACGTTCGAGAAGCTCACCAAGAAGGAAGCGTCGCGGCGTCAGCGCGAGCGCGAGCGCCTGCAGTTCGTGTTCTCCGGTATCAAGGAGATGCCCGGGCTGCCGGCGGTGGTGTTCATTCTCGATACCAAGAAGGAAAAGATCGCGGTGCAGGAAGCGAATCGCCTCGGCATCCCGATCGTCGGTGTGGTCGACACGAACTGCGACCCGAATCTCATCGACTTCCCGGTTCCCGGCAACGACGACGCGCTGCGCGCCATCAAGCTCTTCACGTCGTTCGTGGCGGACACCGTGATCGAGTCGCGTGCCGCAGCGCTCGAAGGCAGCGACGCGCAGACGGTTTCGTTCGGCGGTGACGCCGCCGAGGCCGAGAGTCGCGATGCGGTGGCCGGCGCCCGCGCACGCTGA